TTCGCCACCAACCGCGACGAGGCACAGGCCTTCCTGACCCGCAAGTGGAATCGTGAGCACGAATACCGCCTGATAAAGGAGCTCTGGGCCTTCACCGAAAACCGCATCGCCGTACGCTATGCCTATGAGTACCGCGATGACAGCGGCCAGTGGTACCGCGCTTATGGCAACGAGAACTGGGAGTTCGCCGCCGATGGTTTGATGCAGAACCGTCACGCCAGCATCAACGAGATGCCGATCACGGAAGAAGAACGCCAGTTCCGTTGGCCGCTGGGGCGTCGTCCGGATGACCATCCGGGGCTGAGCAGCTTCGGCTTCTGATCTTGCAGACGCATTCGCCCAGGCCTGTCGTGACAGGCCTGGGCGAAGTGCTTTTACGGTATTCAACCGTACAGGTAGTTGATGTCCTTGAG
The Pseudomonas putida genome window above contains:
- a CDS encoding DUF1348 family protein; its protein translation is MSRPPLPPFTRETAIEKVRLAEDGWNSRDAAKVALAYTLDTRWRNRVDFATNRDEAQAFLTRKWNREHEYRLIKELWAFTENRIAVRYAYEYRDDSGQWYRAYGNENWEFAADGLMQNRHASINEMPITEEERQFRWPLGRRPDDHPGLSSFGF